A genomic window from Parvularcula sp. LCG005 includes:
- the carB gene encoding carbamoyl-phosphate synthase large subunit encodes MPKRTDIQSILIIGAGPIVIGQACEFDYSGVQAVKALKEEGYRVILVNSNPATIMTDPEMADATYIEPITAEFVEKIIEIERPDALLPTMGGQTALNCALELANSGVLHKYGVEMIGARADAIDKAEDREKFRAAMAKIGLESPRAVIASSPEIRDTNGRLKGYDKAAGVADAMRAVDEIGLPAIIRPAFTLGGTGGGVAYNRDEYEKIVRSGIDASPTGQVLIDESLLGWKEYEMEVVRDRADNCIIICSIENIDPMGVHTGDSMTVAPALTLTDREYQRMRNASIAVLREIGVETGGSNVQFAVNPENGRLVVIEMNPRVSRSSALASKATGFPIARVAAKLAIGYTLDELGNDITGGAMPASFEPTIDYVVTKIPRFAFEKFPGAQPLLTTAMKSVGEAMAIGRTFQESLQKALRSLETGLCGLDPIKINDLGGDDDINAYRRALAAPTPDRLRVIAEALRAGLPVEQIRTITAFDPWFLEQIRGIIDTEEEIQRNGLPADAPGLFRLKSMGFSDKRLAQLCDGTEDEVRAHRRSLNVRPVYKRIDTCAAEFRAVTPYMYSSYEAGNFDESEPSGRKKVIILGGGPNRIGQGIEFDYCCCHAAFALEKMDIESIMVNCNPETVSTDYDTSDRLYFEPLTAEDVLELVAKEQESGELLGVIVQYGGQTPLNLADTLAREGVPILGTSVDAIALAEDREKFQGVVRKLGLVQPKNATASNRDTVLATAEEVGFPLVTRPSYVLGGRAMEIIRDRPSLVRYLEKYVDADLMKITEREPLLLDQYLQNAVECDVDAICDGDDVYVAAVMEHIEEAGVHSGDSACSLPAYTLDDETIARLKEQTVALAKALGVRGLMNVQYAIKDNVIYLLEVNPRASRTVPFVAKSIGVPVAQIAARVMAGEKLASFDLPTKPPRHVAVKEVVFPFSRFPGVDTVLGPEMRSTGEVMGIDEDFDRARAKSLLAANLILPMEGTVFISVKDSDKQEILAPARRLIELGFKLIATGGTASWLREHGVEVKPVNKVLEGQPHIVDALINGEVQMIFNTTETAQSIEDSRSIRTTALQRRIMCITTLSGAKACVRAIDAMSRGGLEARSLQSYYP; translated from the coding sequence ATGCCGAAACGTACCGATATTCAGTCCATCCTCATCATCGGCGCCGGCCCCATCGTCATTGGTCAGGCCTGTGAGTTTGACTATTCCGGCGTACAGGCGGTGAAGGCCCTGAAAGAAGAGGGCTACCGCGTCATTCTGGTGAACTCCAACCCGGCCACGATCATGACCGATCCGGAGATGGCCGACGCCACCTATATCGAGCCCATCACGGCTGAATTCGTCGAAAAGATCATCGAGATTGAGCGCCCGGACGCGCTTTTGCCCACCATGGGGGGCCAGACCGCCCTCAACTGTGCGCTGGAGCTGGCCAATTCCGGCGTCCTGCACAAATATGGGGTCGAGATGATCGGCGCCCGGGCCGATGCCATCGACAAGGCCGAAGACCGCGAAAAATTCCGTGCCGCCATGGCCAAGATCGGCCTTGAGAGCCCCCGCGCGGTGATCGCCAGCAGCCCTGAAATCCGGGACACCAATGGTCGCCTTAAGGGCTATGACAAGGCAGCCGGCGTCGCAGACGCCATGCGTGCCGTCGACGAAATCGGCCTGCCGGCCATTATCCGCCCGGCCTTTACCCTTGGCGGCACCGGCGGCGGCGTCGCCTATAACCGCGATGAATACGAAAAGATCGTCCGCTCCGGCATTGACGCCTCGCCCACCGGGCAGGTCCTGATCGATGAGAGCCTGTTGGGGTGGAAAGAATATGAGATGGAGGTCGTCCGCGACCGCGCAGACAACTGCATCATCATCTGCTCAATCGAGAATATCGATCCCATGGGTGTTCACACGGGTGATTCGATGACCGTGGCCCCTGCCCTTACCCTCACCGACCGTGAATATCAGCGCATGCGGAACGCATCGATCGCTGTCCTGCGGGAAATCGGCGTGGAAACCGGCGGCTCCAACGTCCAGTTCGCTGTGAACCCGGAGAACGGCCGTCTTGTCGTGATCGAGATGAACCCGCGAGTGTCGCGCTCCTCTGCCCTGGCCTCCAAGGCCACGGGCTTCCCCATCGCCCGTGTCGCGGCCAAACTGGCCATTGGCTACACCCTTGATGAGCTCGGCAACGACATTACCGGCGGCGCGATGCCTGCCAGCTTTGAGCCGACCATCGACTATGTGGTCACCAAGATCCCGCGCTTTGCGTTTGAGAAATTCCCCGGTGCCCAGCCCCTCCTGACAACGGCGATGAAGTCGGTTGGTGAGGCCATGGCCATTGGCCGGACATTCCAGGAGAGCCTCCAGAAGGCGCTTCGGTCACTGGAAACGGGCTTGTGCGGCCTTGACCCGATCAAGATCAACGATCTGGGCGGCGATGATGACATCAACGCCTATCGCCGGGCCCTCGCCGCCCCGACGCCAGACCGCCTGCGCGTGATCGCGGAAGCCCTGCGTGCCGGATTGCCGGTGGAACAGATCCGCACCATCACGGCGTTCGATCCGTGGTTCCTCGAGCAGATCCGCGGCATTATTGACACTGAAGAAGAGATCCAGCGCAATGGCCTGCCCGCCGATGCGCCAGGGCTCTTCCGCCTCAAGTCCATGGGCTTCTCGGACAAGCGCCTTGCCCAGCTCTGCGACGGGACGGAAGATGAAGTGCGCGCGCACCGTCGGTCGCTCAATGTCCGGCCCGTCTACAAACGGATTGATACGTGTGCCGCCGAATTTCGGGCTGTCACACCCTATATGTATTCGTCCTACGAGGCCGGCAATTTTGATGAGTCCGAGCCCTCGGGCCGCAAGAAAGTGATCATCCTCGGCGGCGGGCCAAACCGCATCGGCCAGGGGATCGAGTTTGACTATTGCTGCTGCCATGCTGCCTTTGCGCTGGAGAAAATGGACATCGAGTCCATCATGGTCAACTGCAACCCTGAAACGGTGTCTACGGACTATGACACTTCGGACCGTCTTTATTTCGAGCCGTTGACGGCAGAAGACGTGCTTGAGCTGGTGGCCAAGGAACAGGAAAGCGGCGAACTGTTGGGCGTCATTGTCCAATATGGTGGCCAGACCCCCCTCAACCTCGCCGATACGCTGGCCAGGGAAGGCGTGCCGATCCTCGGCACGTCAGTCGACGCCATCGCCCTAGCCGAGGACCGGGAAAAATTTCAGGGCGTCGTGCGCAAGCTCGGCCTCGTGCAGCCAAAGAACGCCACCGCGTCAAATCGCGATACTGTTCTGGCCACCGCCGAAGAGGTCGGTTTCCCCCTCGTGACACGGCCCTCCTATGTTCTTGGCGGCCGGGCCATGGAGATCATCCGTGATCGGCCGAGTCTGGTCCGGTATCTTGAAAAATATGTCGATGCCGACCTGATGAAAATCACGGAGCGTGAGCCGCTCCTGCTCGACCAGTACCTTCAGAATGCGGTGGAATGTGATGTGGACGCCATCTGTGATGGCGATGACGTCTATGTCGCCGCCGTCATGGAGCATATTGAGGAAGCGGGTGTTCACTCGGGCGACAGCGCCTGCTCCCTGCCCGCCTATACACTGGATGACGAGACGATTGCCCGCCTGAAAGAACAGACCGTAGCGCTCGCCAAGGCCCTTGGTGTGCGCGGCCTGATGAACGTCCAGTATGCGATCAAGGACAACGTCATCTACCTGCTCGAGGTAAACCCGCGCGCGTCGCGCACCGTTCCCTTCGTCGCAAAATCGATCGGCGTGCCGGTCGCCCAGATCGCAGCGCGTGTCATGGCGGGTGAGAAGCTGGCGTCGTTCGACCTGCCAACCAAGCCGCCGCGCCACGTGGCGGTGAAGGAAGTCGTCTTCCCATTCTCGCGCTTCCCCGGCGTGGATACGGTCCTCGGACCGGAAATGCGCTCGACCGGCGAAGTCATGGGCATCGACGAGGATTTCGACCGCGCCCGGGCGAAGAGCCTTCTCGCTGCGAACCTGATCCTGCCCATGGAGGGGACTGTCTTCATCTCCGTGAAGGACAGCGACAAGCAGGAGATACTGGCCCCGGCACGGCGGCTGATCGAGCTTGGCTTCAAGTTGATCGCCACAGGCGGCACGGCCAGCTGGCTGCGCGAGCACGGTGTCGAAGTGAAGCCGGTCAACAAGGTGCTGGAGGGTCAGCCCCACATTGTCGACGCGCTGATCAACGGCGAGGTGCAAATGATCTTCAACACCACCGAAACCGCGCAGTCGATTGAGGATAGCCGTTCCATCCGGACAACCGCCCTGCAGCGCCGGATTATGTGCATCACGACCCTGTCCGGCGCGAAGGCGTGTGTGCGCGCAATTGATGCGATGAGCCGCGGTGGCCTTGAAGCGCGGTCACTTCAGTCCTATTATCCCTAA
- a CDS encoding glucokinase — protein MAHRVVLADISQSVCRLASMASHGDDRPVFYASREMQRGDYANFYDMLEAYLSEGDDDAWVKAVAISLQGPVYGDVVRPLHTDWVIDRAELTSRFGIDHFVAMNNIAAIASAIPWLDERDAIHMGGACAAQSLDLDNGRFGVIGLTAGMGVAALKCDSGNVSIIDTESGHTAFAPQDDLQSQIVARLRSRFGFISREDILSFSGIERIYEVLSELEGDRPATLTALEILMYGKTDADPLCRKTLDVFFDALASIAGDICLELCAKDGVFLYGEIVSRALDALPQDRFRTLFEDKGKFGVFVASTPTLVMQNPSTGLIGLARQVAESIATLEAGRLNQSQHMRAASRYLDQSLTVINQDLQLVAMSRENWYDLPQDKSLVLPGTPALDYFTALETAGQFDGHITADDIVAKLKSTEPFMFKRFVFGSRVLECKAYPTPEGGFAIVETDRTEMERRTIELEELAIRLRSEKDRSDCANRAKSEFVANMSHEIRTPLNGVLGMADVLSRTPLESGQKEMLDVISNSGNALLTVINDILDFSKIEAGKMRLQEQPMHLRVCVDDVAAMLAAGCEAKGVELMTRFRPSTPEWVIGDAGRIRQVMTNLLGNAVKFTQSGHVLLDISGTAEGPHAELQIDVTDTGCGIPEDKLEAIFGSFEQVDGSSTRVHQGTGLGLSITRRIVQLMGGNVTVTSTVGKGSTFSVHLRLPLAEEAAQSAEPIPLGDLKGKTVLVVDDQPVNRAILKEQLGAWGVDTLLAESAKAGLEILRKAAKSHEAIDAAILDYQMPDTDGIALARDIKADPRISGLPLILLTSVGNVVDNPECDDLDFKSCLVKPARSESLRQALQSAVSPHYAKENALASQETPATDDVPAPVAAEKAPLMLTAEIEDNATADAEPSTAPASADMPAPAKLKSVADEMRRKAPDAVRAALHRSQKKSAKPAAGEPLRVLIAEDNAVNRLVIKAMLDPAQYELRLAVDGEDAVAQFIDETPDVILMDVSMPALDGLSATRKIRGIEKDHGAGRTPIIGLTAHALPEDRQNCIDAGMDGYLTKPVTKERLEETISQVLQRDGARASA, from the coding sequence GTGGCGCACAGAGTGGTACTGGCTGATATCAGCCAATCGGTATGCCGACTAGCGTCCATGGCGAGCCATGGCGATGATCGACCTGTGTTTTACGCCAGTCGTGAAATGCAACGCGGCGACTATGCCAATTTCTACGATATGCTTGAGGCCTATCTGTCCGAGGGGGACGATGATGCCTGGGTGAAGGCCGTCGCCATCTCGCTGCAGGGTCCTGTCTATGGCGACGTCGTGCGCCCGCTGCATACAGATTGGGTGATTGACCGGGCCGAGCTGACATCGCGCTTTGGAATCGATCACTTTGTGGCCATGAACAACATTGCGGCGATTGCCTCAGCGATTCCGTGGCTGGATGAACGTGACGCCATTCACATGGGCGGGGCCTGCGCCGCGCAATCTCTCGACCTCGACAATGGCCGGTTCGGTGTCATCGGACTGACCGCCGGCATGGGTGTAGCTGCGCTGAAATGTGATAGCGGTAACGTCAGTATCATCGATACGGAGTCTGGACACACAGCGTTCGCGCCACAAGATGATCTTCAGTCACAGATCGTTGCCCGGCTGCGGTCTCGATTTGGTTTCATCTCCCGCGAAGACATTCTGTCCTTTTCCGGGATCGAACGGATCTATGAGGTCTTGAGCGAGCTTGAAGGCGACCGTCCGGCAACGCTGACCGCGCTTGAAATCCTGATGTACGGCAAGACAGATGCTGATCCGCTCTGCCGGAAGACGCTTGATGTCTTTTTTGACGCGCTCGCCAGCATTGCGGGCGACATCTGTCTTGAGCTTTGTGCCAAGGACGGTGTTTTTCTGTACGGCGAGATCGTCAGCCGCGCCCTGGATGCGCTGCCGCAGGACCGATTCCGTACGTTGTTCGAGGACAAAGGCAAATTCGGTGTCTTTGTGGCGTCGACGCCGACACTCGTCATGCAGAACCCAAGCACCGGCCTGATTGGTCTTGCCCGTCAGGTTGCAGAATCCATCGCGACGCTGGAAGCCGGACGGTTGAACCAGAGCCAGCATATGCGTGCCGCGTCGCGTTATCTGGATCAGTCGCTAACCGTCATCAATCAGGATTTGCAGCTCGTCGCGATGTCGCGAGAAAACTGGTATGATCTGCCCCAGGACAAATCGCTGGTTCTGCCTGGCACGCCTGCTCTTGACTACTTCACCGCCCTTGAAACGGCCGGGCAGTTTGATGGTCACATCACAGCCGACGACATCGTGGCGAAGCTGAAATCAACCGAGCCGTTCATGTTCAAACGTTTTGTGTTTGGCAGTCGCGTTCTGGAATGCAAAGCTTACCCGACCCCTGAGGGCGGTTTTGCCATTGTGGAAACAGACCGTACCGAGATGGAACGCCGGACGATCGAGCTTGAAGAACTGGCGATCCGCCTGCGGTCGGAGAAAGACCGGTCCGACTGCGCCAACCGCGCCAAGTCTGAATTTGTCGCGAATATGAGCCATGAAATCAGAACGCCGCTGAATGGCGTTCTCGGCATGGCAGACGTTCTGAGCCGGACACCGCTTGAATCCGGTCAGAAGGAAATGCTCGACGTCATTTCCAATTCTGGCAACGCCCTCCTGACCGTCATCAATGACATTCTCGATTTCTCCAAGATCGAGGCAGGCAAGATGCGCCTGCAGGAACAGCCAATGCATCTGCGCGTCTGTGTAGACGACGTGGCGGCGATGCTGGCGGCAGGCTGTGAAGCCAAAGGTGTTGAACTGATGACGCGCTTCCGGCCATCCACGCCGGAATGGGTGATCGGTGACGCTGGCCGGATCCGCCAGGTGATGACCAACCTTCTGGGCAATGCCGTCAAGTTTACACAGTCCGGACACGTCCTTCTGGATATTTCCGGTACGGCGGAGGGCCCCCACGCGGAGTTGCAGATCGATGTCACCGACACCGGTTGCGGTATTCCGGAAGACAAGCTCGAGGCCATCTTTGGTTCATTCGAGCAGGTCGATGGCTCATCGACCAGAGTTCATCAGGGCACGGGCCTTGGCCTGTCGATCACGCGCCGGATCGTCCAGCTCATGGGCGGCAATGTCACGGTGACGAGCACGGTGGGCAAAGGTTCGACCTTCAGTGTCCATCTGCGCCTGCCGCTCGCCGAAGAAGCGGCGCAATCGGCCGAGCCTATTCCGCTCGGTGACCTGAAGGGCAAGACGGTGCTCGTCGTTGACGACCAGCCGGTCAATCGCGCCATCCTGAAAGAGCAGCTTGGCGCATGGGGTGTGGACACATTGCTTGCGGAAAGCGCCAAGGCAGGGCTCGAAATCCTGCGCAAGGCTGCAAAATCTCATGAGGCGATCGACGCTGCTATTCTCGATTATCAAATGCCGGACACGGACGGTATCGCCCTGGCGCGGGACATCAAGGCTGACCCGCGTATTTCCGGTCTGCCGTTAATCCTCCTGACCTCCGTTGGCAATGTGGTCGACAATCCTGAATGCGACGATCTCGATTTCAAGTCCTGCCTCGTAAAACCGGCACGGTCAGAATCACTGCGTCAGGCGCTGCAATCCGCGGTGTCACCGCACTATGCCAAGGAAAATGCTCTGGCCAGCCAGGAGACACCCGCGACGGACGATGTCCCAGCCCCTGTGGCCGCCGAGAAGGCACCCCTCATGCTGACCGCCGAAATCGAGGACAATGCGACCGCTGACGCTGAGCCGTCCACGGCGCCAGCTTCTGCCGATATGCCTGCGCCGGCGAAATTGAAAAGCGTGGCGGACGAGATGCGCCGCAAAGCGCCGGATGCTGTCCGTGCCGCGCTGCACCGGTCACAGAAGAAATCGGCGAAACCGGCCGCTGGCGAACCCCTCCGTGTCCTGATTGCTGAGGACAATGCCGTCAACCGTCTCGTCATCAAGGCGATGCTCGATCCTGCACAGTACGAACTCCGCCTGGCCGTCGATGGTGAGGATGCGGTGGCACAGTTTATCGATGAGACGCCAGACGTCATTCTGATGGACGTATCCATGCCTGCGCTGGATGGTCTGTCTGCGACCCGGAAGATCCGCGGCATTGAGAAAGATCACGGAGCCGGGCGGACGCCGATCATCGGTCTGACAGCCCATGCGCTGCCCGAAGATCGCCAGAACTGCATCGATGCGGGGATGGACGGTTATCTGACCAAGCCGGTCACCAAGGAACGCCTCGAAGAAACGATCTCACAGGTGCTTCAGCGGGACGGCGCGCGCGCCAGCGCCTGA
- a CDS encoding MBL fold metallo-hydrolase has product MNSAPPIQVKIVPVTAFQQNCSIIRARNGDIAVVDPGGEVDRLMAEAEAMDGTIRKIWLTHGHLDHASGAVELKARTGAPIEGAHPEEAFWLDQIEEVCAKYNFSEKGQNCVPDRWLQDGDTVTLGDETFDVLFTPGHTPGHVVFYHPGVKLAFVGDVLFKGSIGRTDFPRGDHQTLIDSITGKLWPLGNDVQFVPGHGPMSTFGAERQTNPFVGDQALARAPSR; this is encoded by the coding sequence ATGAACAGTGCTCCGCCGATCCAGGTCAAAATCGTCCCCGTCACCGCCTTCCAGCAGAACTGCTCAATCATTCGAGCGCGTAATGGCGATATTGCCGTCGTTGATCCGGGCGGAGAAGTCGACCGCCTTATGGCCGAGGCCGAGGCGATGGACGGCACGATCAGGAAAATCTGGCTGACCCATGGTCACCTTGACCACGCCTCCGGCGCTGTCGAACTCAAGGCGCGTACAGGCGCACCCATTGAAGGCGCCCATCCGGAGGAAGCCTTCTGGCTCGACCAGATCGAAGAGGTCTGCGCGAAGTACAATTTCTCGGAAAAAGGACAGAATTGCGTCCCCGATCGATGGCTGCAGGATGGCGATACGGTGACGCTGGGCGACGAAACCTTCGACGTCCTGTTCACTCCCGGCCATACGCCCGGCCACGTGGTCTTCTATCACCCTGGCGTGAAGCTCGCCTTTGTCGGCGATGTCCTGTTCAAAGGCTCCATCGGCAGAACAGATTTCCCGCGCGGCGATCACCAGACCCTGATCGACTCCATCACCGGTAAGCTCTGGCCTTTGGGCAACGACGTCCAGTTCGTGCCTGGCCACGGTCCGATGAGCACCTTCGGGGCTGAACGGCAGACCAACCCCTTTGTCGGTGATCAGGCGCTGGCGCGCGCGCCGTCCCGCTGA
- a CDS encoding glutathione S-transferase, whose protein sequence is MIIVHHLENSRSQRILWLLEELGVPYEVRAYARNAETMLGPDGLEKLHPLGKWPVIEHEGRVLAESGAIVEYLIDRVGPGRLAPPGGDANLDYLYWLHFAEATMQPNLVMMLVLSEMPKRAPALVRPVLKAACDKAMAMLTEPRLKRQMTVINERLKTHRWFAGEDISGADIMMSFALETGLSRSPDMVAKYPHVADWVRRIQAREAYRDALKKGGEYKYLLAPAR, encoded by the coding sequence ATGATTATTGTGCATCACCTTGAAAACTCCCGCTCCCAGCGGATCCTGTGGCTGCTCGAAGAGCTTGGCGTACCCTATGAAGTGCGCGCCTATGCGCGCAATGCCGAGACCATGCTTGGCCCTGACGGGCTGGAAAAGCTTCACCCTTTGGGGAAATGGCCGGTCATCGAGCATGAGGGCAGGGTGCTGGCCGAAAGCGGTGCCATCGTCGAGTATCTCATTGACCGGGTTGGCCCGGGTCGCCTGGCGCCACCGGGCGGCGACGCGAATCTCGATTATCTGTACTGGCTGCATTTTGCCGAGGCGACGATGCAGCCCAACCTCGTCATGATGCTGGTCCTGTCCGAGATGCCCAAGCGGGCGCCAGCGCTCGTGCGTCCGGTGCTGAAAGCGGCGTGCGACAAGGCGATGGCGATGCTGACCGAGCCTCGTCTGAAACGCCAGATGACGGTCATCAATGAGCGCCTCAAGACCCATCGCTGGTTCGCCGGCGAGGACATTTCAGGCGCCGATATCATGATGAGCTTTGCGCTGGAGACCGGCCTGTCCCGCAGCCCGGACATGGTTGCCAAATATCCCCACGTTGCCGACTGGGTCCGCCGCATTCAGGCGCGCGAGGCCTATCGTGATGCGCTTAAGAAAGGCGGGGAATACAAGTACCTGCTGGCCCCGGCGAGATAG
- a CDS encoding chloride channel protein — protein MTDSPWKRIRLWLEHSAERAANVASAKVWLLAAAVGVLTSYGVLAFTVGIETLTHFAYGEGTTRLAQGARGLSPWRCFMVPVIGGVIVGFLLWLVQKLKIFPDIRCQGVAEVIEARASPPGHLSLAGGIANTIATGTALGFGASAGREGPLVLMGGAISTFLSEQFNLSGKDARTLLGCSAAAAVAAAFNAPIAGVLFALEVVLSNYALSVFGPVTLASVVSVLIARSHLGDLHRFIIPDYGSAGAYDIPLGAALGIICGLVAWTFLQSAAKGRRIARDLISKFRVPEPLLPVIAGLGMGCFAIVLPEVLGVGYEATMEAINGNYSLSLLLVLLVAKMVATILCLSCRFGTGVFSGGVYLGAITGAAFGAVLGLVAPDAVTSPTFYAMIGMGAVSGAIIGAPISTTLIVFELTGDYGMTAALMIAVGIATAIAQVFFGSSWFHYQLNVRGYDLSDGPQGVILQTIRVRDVMRAMPADAAPLEEGANRLYAMQTLGEALAVMTDLGADGMPVVASRDDPKIVGTLTQIRALTTYNKALVDSHIELHR, from the coding sequence ATGACCGACTCCCCCTGGAAACGCATTCGCCTCTGGCTCGAACATTCTGCCGAAAGGGCAGCGAATGTCGCCAGTGCGAAAGTGTGGCTGCTCGCGGCAGCTGTCGGTGTACTGACCTCTTACGGCGTGCTGGCATTCACTGTTGGTATCGAGACTCTCACCCATTTTGCCTATGGCGAAGGCACGACGCGCCTGGCCCAGGGCGCCCGTGGCCTGTCACCCTGGCGCTGTTTCATGGTGCCGGTTATTGGCGGGGTCATTGTCGGTTTTCTGCTCTGGCTCGTACAGAAACTGAAAATCTTTCCCGACATCCGCTGCCAGGGTGTTGCGGAGGTCATCGAAGCCCGTGCCAGCCCGCCCGGTCACCTGTCTCTGGCGGGGGGCATCGCCAACACCATCGCCACAGGCACGGCCCTTGGCTTTGGTGCCAGTGCAGGTCGGGAGGGACCGCTCGTGCTGATGGGCGGCGCCATTTCCACCTTTCTGTCGGAGCAGTTCAACCTGTCCGGCAAGGATGCGCGCACCCTTCTGGGCTGCAGTGCGGCGGCGGCCGTTGCCGCGGCCTTTAATGCGCCGATTGCGGGCGTGCTGTTCGCGCTTGAGGTGGTGCTGAGCAATTATGCGCTTTCGGTGTTCGGACCGGTCACGCTGGCCAGCGTTGTTTCCGTACTGATCGCCCGCTCGCATCTGGGCGATCTGCACCGGTTCATCATTCCCGATTACGGCTCAGCCGGTGCCTATGACATCCCTCTCGGTGCAGCGCTCGGGATCATCTGCGGGCTTGTCGCGTGGACGTTTCTGCAATCCGCCGCCAAGGGACGGCGGATCGCCCGGGACCTGATTTCGAAGTTCCGTGTACCAGAGCCCCTCCTGCCGGTCATTGCCGGGCTGGGGATGGGCTGTTTCGCCATTGTCCTGCCCGAGGTGCTGGGCGTGGGATACGAAGCCACGATGGAAGCGATCAACGGCAATTACTCCCTGTCGCTGTTGCTCGTGCTCCTCGTGGCGAAGATGGTCGCCACCATATTGTGCCTGTCCTGCCGGTTTGGCACGGGGGTGTTCTCGGGCGGCGTCTATCTGGGCGCCATCACCGGGGCGGCGTTTGGCGCCGTCCTTGGTCTCGTTGCACCCGATGCGGTCACGAGCCCCACATTCTATGCGATGATCGGCATGGGCGCTGTGTCGGGGGCGATTATCGGTGCGCCGATTTCTACGACCCTGATCGTGTTCGAGCTGACCGGCGATTACGGCATGACCGCGGCGCTGATGATTGCCGTCGGCATTGCCACCGCGATTGCCCAGGTCTTCTTCGGCTCGTCCTGGTTCCACTACCAGTTGAACGTGCGCGGCTATGACCTCTCAGATGGCCCGCAGGGTGTAATCCTGCAAACCATCCGTGTGCGCGACGTCATGCGCGCCATGCCGGCCGATGCCGCCCCGCTAGAAGAAGGGGCCAACCGGCTCTACGCCATGCAGACGCTGGGCGAGGCCCTTGCCGTGATGACCGACCTCGGCGCCGACGGTATGCCAGTCGTAGCCAGCCGGGATGATCCGAAAATTGTGGGCACGCTCACCCAGATCCGCGCCCTGACAACCTATAACAAAGCCTTGGTCGACAGCCATATCGAGCTGCACCGCTAG
- a CDS encoding tetratricopeptide repeat protein — protein MTPLKAAAAALALTVPLAMAGPAAAQVQGRPGSQMSQEQTAERLSRIENALRDLQGVVYSAEGEIRRPPVTGTGIGGMPADMGPSEMVPGVEQASLSVRLTAIEESMAQLTGQVEQLSYRLRQQEQKLNQLSARSDQPLMDDGMSGGYDDGGMMPVEPDYPIGGPVGDQPRPTGPTPLSEPTGGPVDLTRDEPAEEAMVELPDDPDAAYNIAYNAVLAADYDTAERTLEAFVVRFPDEPQTAEAKFLLGEVYLATGANGDAARVFLDHVGTYKDDPRSPEAYLKLGISFARLGRTEEACKVFRAGKSKFPNMPERMSRRYDNEKAAAGCQ, from the coding sequence ATGACCCCCTTGAAAGCTGCCGCCGCTGCGCTGGCGCTGACCGTTCCACTCGCCATGGCGGGACCCGCTGCCGCCCAGGTGCAGGGCCGGCCCGGCAGCCAGATGAGCCAGGAGCAGACCGCTGAACGTCTGTCCCGGATCGAAAATGCCCTGCGCGATCTGCAGGGGGTCGTCTACTCGGCTGAGGGCGAGATCAGACGTCCGCCCGTGACGGGGACTGGTATCGGGGGCATGCCCGCCGACATGGGACCGTCCGAGATGGTGCCGGGTGTCGAACAGGCCAGCCTTTCGGTCCGTCTGACCGCAATCGAAGAAAGCATGGCGCAGCTGACCGGCCAGGTCGAACAGCTGAGCTATCGTCTGCGGCAGCAGGAGCAGAAGCTGAACCAGCTGTCAGCGCGCTCCGATCAGCCGCTCATGGATGACGGGATGTCGGGCGGCTATGACGATGGCGGCATGATGCCGGTTGAGCCGGATTATCCGATCGGCGGTCCTGTCGGTGATCAGCCGCGCCCCACGGGTCCCACTCCGTTGTCTGAGCCCACGGGCGGGCCCGTTGATCTGACCCGCGATGAACCGGCTGAGGAGGCGATGGTCGAACTGCCTGACGACCCGGACGCGGCTTACAATATCGCCTATAATGCGGTTCTGGCAGCCGATTATGACACCGCCGAGCGGACCCTCGAAGCGTTTGTTGTGCGTTTCCCTGATGAACCGCAGACGGCTGAAGCCAAATTCCTGCTGGGTGAAGTCTATCTCGCCACCGGCGCGAATGGCGATGCCGCGCGCGTCTTCCTCGACCATGTCGGGACGTACAAGGATGATCCGCGCTCGCCTGAGGCTTATCTGAAACTTGGCATTTCGTTTGCGCGGCTGGGTCGGACCGAGGAAGCCTGCAAGGTCTTCCGCGCTGGCAAGTCCAAATTCCCCAATATGCCCGAGCGGATGAGCCGGCGTTATGACAACGAAAAAGCGGCGGCCGGTTGCCAGTAG